In Desulfosediminicola ganghwensis, a single window of DNA contains:
- a CDS encoding TRAP transporter large permease, with the protein MLIAAVCIIFFVLLFMGVPIAVILGVSTAVCLMLFTCTPLHIVAQQLFNALDNFVLLAIPFFILAGSIMTRGGIARRLIEFVNALVGWFPGGLGMAGILACIFFAAISGSSPATVVAIGSIMIPALIKAGYGEKFSLGLITVSGSLGIVIPPSIPMILYCLVMNVSVAEMFMAGILPGLMIGAALMAYTYVVARRNNWRIEKKCSVEEIITTARRGAWALILPVLVLGGIYSGLFTPTEAAAVSVVYALFVEIFIYKEFKIRDITNVCQEAAVLSACLLFILACAMTFLWLLTAEQIPQQLADIIVQHINSPWMFLLCVNLLFLILGCFMDDVSAMLILAPLFYETLNRYGIDLVHFGVVMVLNIQMGMLTPPFGLNLFVASGITERPLMTVARGVMPFLGIMLFCLLLVTYIPSISLLLPELLLR; encoded by the coding sequence ATGCTGATTGCTGCGGTTTGTATTATCTTTTTTGTATTGCTCTTCATGGGGGTTCCCATTGCGGTTATCCTCGGCGTCAGCACAGCCGTATGTCTGATGCTTTTTACCTGCACGCCTCTGCACATTGTTGCCCAGCAGCTTTTTAATGCGCTTGATAACTTTGTATTGCTAGCCATTCCGTTCTTTATCCTGGCGGGCTCGATAATGACTCGCGGCGGAATTGCCCGCCGACTGATTGAATTTGTCAATGCGCTGGTGGGCTGGTTTCCGGGTGGGCTTGGTATGGCAGGTATTCTGGCCTGTATCTTCTTTGCGGCCATCTCCGGTTCATCACCAGCCACAGTTGTTGCCATTGGCTCCATCATGATTCCGGCCCTCATTAAAGCTGGCTATGGTGAAAAATTCTCGCTTGGTCTGATTACCGTCTCCGGTTCGCTTGGTATCGTCATTCCGCCATCCATCCCGATGATCCTCTACTGCCTGGTGATGAACGTTTCCGTGGCAGAGATGTTTATGGCTGGCATATTACCCGGCCTTATGATCGGTGCGGCCCTCATGGCCTACACCTATGTTGTGGCCCGCCGCAATAACTGGCGTATTGAGAAAAAATGTTCTGTTGAAGAAATCATAACCACAGCCCGCCGGGGGGCCTGGGCCTTGATTCTGCCGGTGCTGGTGCTTGGTGGTATCTACTCAGGGCTTTTCACCCCCACCGAAGCTGCGGCGGTGAGCGTGGTTTATGCGCTCTTTGTCGAGATCTTTATCTATAAAGAGTTCAAAATCAGGGATATTACCAATGTCTGCCAGGAGGCTGCTGTGCTTTCAGCCTGTCTGCTGTTTATTCTTGCCTGCGCCATGACCTTTCTCTGGTTACTGACCGCAGAGCAGATACCCCAGCAGCTGGCTGATATTATCGTGCAGCATATCAACAGTCCCTGGATGTTCCTGCTCTGTGTGAACCTGCTTTTCCTTATTCTCGGCTGCTTCATGGATGATGTCAGCGCCATGCTCATTCTGGCACCGCTCTTTTATGAGACGCTGAACCGCTATGGTATCGATCTGGTGCATTTTGGTGTGGTGATGGTACTCAATATCCAGATGGGCATGTTGACGCCTCCGTTCGGGCTCAATCTTTTTGTTGCCTCAGGAATAACGGAACGACCGCTGATGACTGTTGCCAGAGGGGTCATGCCGTTTCTGGGCATTATGTTGTTTTGCCTGCTGCTGGTCACCTATATTCCATCGATCTCACTGCTGCTGCCGGAACTCCTTCTGCGCTGA
- a CDS encoding DUF1538 domain-containing protein: MSKQRLKIFYRSKTLIYILERLRQAVIDLLPIIMVIAFFQIVVIRQPLPQLGEMLVGLVMVILGLSMFIQGLEIALFPIGESMAQALTRKGSLTWLLLFAFALGFSTTVAEPALIAISKEAAKIAVEGGLLENSPEIMARYSIGLRLTVAFSVGFAILIGVLRILLNWPIHLMIIGGYVLIMLITIVAPEEIIGIAYDAGGVTTSTITVPLVTALGVGLATVIRGRSPLLDGFGLIAFASLLPMMFVMIYGVIVFGV, from the coding sequence ATGAGTAAGCAGAGGTTGAAGATATTCTATCGTTCAAAGACCCTCATCTACATTTTAGAGCGGTTGCGACAGGCTGTGATAGACCTGCTGCCGATCATAATGGTGATAGCATTTTTCCAGATAGTGGTGATCCGCCAGCCATTACCACAACTTGGCGAGATGCTGGTTGGGCTGGTAATGGTTATTCTTGGTCTCAGCATGTTTATCCAGGGGCTTGAGATCGCATTATTCCCAATTGGCGAGTCTATGGCCCAGGCGCTCACCAGGAAGGGAAGTCTGACCTGGCTGCTTTTATTCGCGTTTGCCCTGGGGTTTTCCACCACGGTCGCGGAACCCGCACTGATCGCCATATCCAAAGAAGCTGCAAAGATTGCGGTGGAGGGTGGTCTGCTTGAAAATTCGCCTGAAATTATGGCTCGCTATAGTATTGGGCTCAGGCTTACTGTGGCGTTTTCCGTCGGGTTCGCAATTCTTATCGGTGTACTGAGAATCCTGCTCAACTGGCCGATTCACCTCATGATTATCGGCGGTTACGTGCTGATTATGCTGATCACTATTGTCGCTCCGGAAGAGATAATCGGCATCGCTTATGATGCAGGAGGCGTGACCACCTCGACCATCACTGTACCCCTGGTAACAGCCCTCGGCGTTGGTCTGGCAACGGTTATCCGTGGCAGAAGCCCACTGCTGGACGGTTTTGGGCTGATAGCCTTTGCCTCCCTTTTACCTATGATGTTTGTCATGATCTACGGTGTAATCGTCTTTGGTGTCTGA
- a CDS encoding flavodoxin family protein, whose translation MKRTIILMGSPRLQSNTDILAQKIVEGIRSVGAEDDIIEQIDLVEMQKYVCCACGRCRTAGQCLQFPEVSRQLQRIEEADGLVIATPVWWLGMSSCMKIFIDHWGSFLRPDYSSRISGKRAVVAAVCGNPQVNLAEKVCDDLRQILSYLDVQVVGSLSVMGIADHAAINRDQQSLDSAFELGVALYTK comes from the coding sequence ATGAAAAGAACCATCATTCTGATGGGAAGCCCGAGATTGCAGAGCAACACGGATATTCTCGCCCAAAAAATCGTTGAGGGTATTCGTTCTGTGGGCGCGGAAGATGATATAATTGAGCAGATCGATCTGGTGGAAATGCAGAAATATGTCTGCTGTGCCTGCGGCCGTTGCCGAACGGCCGGCCAGTGCCTGCAATTCCCGGAAGTTTCCAGACAACTGCAAAGAATTGAAGAAGCGGATGGTCTGGTTATCGCCACGCCAGTCTGGTGGCTGGGAATGTCAAGCTGCATGAAAATATTCATCGACCACTGGGGAAGCTTTCTCCGCCCCGATTACAGCTCCAGAATTTCCGGAAAGCGTGCAGTGGTGGCAGCCGTGTGTGGTAATCCCCAGGTGAACCTGGCCGAAAAAGTGTGTGACGACCTCCGTCAGATCCTCTCCTACCTTGATGTGCAGGTAGTCGGCAGCCTGAGCGTAATGGGAATTGCTGATCACGCCGCCATCAATCGCGACCAGCAGAGCCTGGATAGTGCATTCGAACTGGGAGTAGCCCTTTACACGAAGTAA
- a CDS encoding FAD-binding oxidoreductase: protein MLEHAVKSELIALLGDRFSDEPEILTCYAYDSFLEESMPDAVIFPKTTDEVAKIMALANRAKVPVTARGAGTSVCGAPIAAEHGIVLCFSKMDKIMEVNTADRYVVVQPGVINGDLQKVLAPSGFFFPPDPGSMNFSTIGGNVALNAGGPRCLKYGVTKDYVLGMQVVLASGKVVRFGSKNIKDVTGYNFTSLFCGSEGTLGMVTEVTLKVIARPETTQTLLVTFADLDSTARAVSDIIGSGILPVSMELLDKMTINAIEDAVQMGLPREAGGTLLIEVDGSREACDRERSQIVHKVKEHNVMAVEEAEDEADRNRLWAARRAAYGVFAKIAPDILSEDVTVPVSKVPEMIRRIYQITEKYNLKAGVLAHAGDGNMHPLICADRKNKEEWKLVKKAFREIFVAGAELEGTLSGEHGIGLAKAEFLPLVMDQESRDFMACIKKAVDPNNILNPGKFV from the coding sequence ATGCTTGAACACGCCGTTAAATCAGAACTCATTGCTCTTTTAGGAGACAGGTTCAGCGATGAGCCTGAGATACTCACCTGCTATGCGTACGATTCCTTTTTAGAAGAGTCGATGCCGGATGCGGTGATTTTTCCAAAAACCACCGACGAAGTTGCAAAAATCATGGCGCTGGCGAACCGGGCCAAAGTGCCGGTTACCGCAAGAGGGGCCGGGACCAGCGTTTGCGGGGCACCCATTGCCGCTGAGCATGGCATTGTGCTCTGTTTTTCCAAGATGGATAAAATTATGGAGGTGAACACCGCTGACCGTTATGTGGTGGTTCAGCCGGGGGTGATCAATGGTGACCTGCAGAAGGTGCTGGCTCCTTCCGGTTTTTTCTTTCCACCCGACCCCGGCAGCATGAACTTCTCGACCATCGGCGGCAATGTGGCCTTGAATGCCGGTGGCCCACGCTGTCTGAAATACGGGGTTACCAAGGATTATGTGCTGGGCATGCAGGTGGTGCTCGCTTCCGGCAAAGTGGTACGTTTCGGCTCAAAGAATATCAAGGATGTAACCGGTTATAACTTCACTTCACTGTTCTGTGGCTCTGAAGGCACCCTGGGGATGGTGACCGAGGTGACCTTGAAAGTCATCGCCAGGCCTGAGACAACCCAGACCCTGCTGGTTACGTTCGCAGATCTCGACTCAACCGCGAGAGCGGTGTCAGACATCATTGGTTCCGGTATCCTGCCGGTATCCATGGAGTTACTGGACAAGATGACCATTAATGCCATTGAGGATGCGGTTCAGATGGGGCTGCCGAGAGAAGCTGGCGGAACACTCCTGATTGAAGTCGATGGTAGTCGTGAAGCATGTGATCGCGAGCGGAGCCAGATCGTCCACAAAGTGAAAGAGCACAATGTCATGGCGGTGGAGGAGGCTGAGGATGAAGCGGATCGCAACAGGCTGTGGGCAGCCAGAAGAGCAGCCTATGGAGTATTTGCCAAGATCGCTCCTGATATTCTCTCAGAAGATGTTACCGTGCCGGTGAGCAAGGTCCCGGAGATGATTCGCCGCATTTATCAGATAACTGAAAAGTATAACCTCAAAGCGGGCGTTTTGGCCCATGCCGGTGACGGCAACATGCATCCGCTTATTTGCGCCGATCGCAAGAATAAGGAGGAGTGGAAGTTGGTGAAAAAGGCTTTTCGAGAGATCTTTGTGGCCGGAGCCGAGCTCGAGGGCACTCTCTCAGGTGAGCATGGTATCGGTCTTGCCAAGGCGGAGTTCCTGCCCCTGGTGATGGACCAGGAGTCCAGGGACTTCATGGCATGTATCAAAAAGGCCGTAGATCCCAATAATATTTTGAATCCCGGGAAGTTTGTCTAA
- a CDS encoding diguanylate cyclase, translated as MRDPHFLFVHSDQPTLYAIKRMLRKEHFTCHFAANADIALQIIQQHPIAILVSGLHMTDGEGLELHKLARILYPKMVRVCLIKSANPLRLLQAINSGDIFRFIRIPVSKEELFRTLSDAMQLSDLLKEKSELTQSLKETREELYFMQQRNKDNEHKIQLLSVVDDLTGLYNHKNIQSNLDNEYFQARRYGTDFSVLMFALDDYNAAYSNHGGEFMDAAVHQFARHLKNTLRMVDLAFRVSADTFLAVLRQTSISGAQIVAARILQICREAPVISTDAHQHVTVSIGLTSYSTCKATSGREILTIVNNQLEKAQQEGGDRIIMAD; from the coding sequence ATGCGTGATCCTCATTTCCTCTTCGTCCACAGTGACCAACCGACGCTTTACGCAATCAAAAGGATGTTGCGCAAAGAGCATTTCACCTGCCACTTTGCAGCAAATGCCGATATAGCCCTGCAGATTATCCAACAGCATCCCATCGCAATCCTGGTCAGCGGCCTGCACATGACAGATGGCGAGGGACTGGAACTGCATAAACTGGCCCGTATTCTCTACCCTAAAATGGTGCGGGTCTGCCTGATAAAGAGTGCAAACCCTTTACGTCTTCTACAGGCGATTAACAGCGGAGACATCTTTCGATTTATTCGGATTCCGGTAAGCAAGGAGGAACTTTTTCGAACACTCTCTGATGCCATGCAGCTGAGCGATCTGTTAAAAGAAAAATCGGAACTCACACAATCGTTAAAGGAAACCCGTGAAGAGCTGTATTTCATGCAGCAGCGTAACAAGGACAATGAACACAAGATACAACTACTCTCCGTGGTTGATGACCTTACCGGGCTCTATAACCACAAAAACATACAGTCAAATCTCGATAACGAATATTTCCAGGCCAGGCGTTATGGCACCGACTTCTCAGTTTTAATGTTCGCCCTGGATGATTACAACGCTGCTTATAGCAACCATGGTGGCGAATTCATGGATGCAGCTGTTCATCAGTTCGCCAGACACCTGAAAAATACCCTGAGGATGGTTGATCTCGCCTTCAGGGTCAGCGCCGACACATTTCTCGCTGTACTGCGGCAGACAAGTATCAGCGGCGCCCAGATCGTAGCCGCCCGTATTCTGCAGATCTGCAGGGAAGCGCCCGTTATAAGTACTGACGCCCACCAGCATGTCACTGTCAGTATAGGCCTCACCTCATACTCTACCTGTAAAGCGACCTCCGGCCGTGAAATCCTCACCATCGTCAACAACCAACTTGAAAAGGCGCAACAGGAAGGCGGCGACAGAATAATCATGGCGGACTAA
- a CDS encoding helix-turn-helix domain-containing protein, translated as MDERIIATNIKRIRTARNITLQELADRTGLTKGYLSKVERSEKAPPYSTLSKIAGALGFETTDILKEEIGLPQDQPLFFAKKADGKIIRESRHYVGYDYEILASGKPGKNMEPFIIYAPDEFTSMFQHEGEEFIYVLEGRMEFRYGEETIFMEAGDHVYFDSCTPHAGRSVGEQRAKLMVVIYFYKRNRQ; from the coding sequence ATGGATGAACGAATAATAGCGACCAATATAAAAAGGATCAGGACAGCCAGGAATATAACCCTGCAGGAGCTTGCAGACCGGACCGGTCTCACCAAAGGCTACCTGTCCAAGGTTGAACGATCGGAGAAGGCACCCCCCTACTCGACACTCAGCAAGATTGCCGGCGCGCTTGGCTTTGAGACCACCGATATCTTAAAAGAAGAGATTGGATTACCGCAGGATCAACCTCTTTTCTTTGCGAAGAAAGCTGACGGTAAAATTATCCGAGAGAGTCGTCATTACGTAGGCTACGATTATGAAATTCTTGCTTCGGGAAAGCCGGGTAAGAATATGGAACCATTTATAATATATGCGCCTGATGAGTTCACCTCGATGTTTCAGCACGAGGGGGAGGAATTCATTTATGTGCTGGAGGGGCGTATGGAGTTCCGGTATGGTGAGGAGACCATTTTTATGGAAGCCGGAGATCATGTCTATTTTGATTCCTGTACCCCCCATGCCGGTCGAAGTGTCGGTGAGCAGAGGGCAAAACTTATGGTAGTTATTTACTTTTATAAGCGCAACAGGCAGTAG
- a CDS encoding DUF1538 domain-containing protein, producing the protein MELITDFSKVLLLTCRDLLPIVLLFAFFQLVVIKQSIPNLTRILVGSLYVLFGLTFFLTGLEDALFPLGKIMAAQLTDPEFLKNGADAVDLTDWKVYGWIYLFAAAIGFATTVAEPSLIAVAYKAKEVSGGAVSEWGLRITVAIGVAFGISLGTFRIITGTPLYLYIMAGYLVVIVQTFFAPKTLIPLAYDSGGVTTSTVTVPIVAALGLGLAASVPGRSPAVDGFGLIAFASLFPIITVLAYGQIAQYKQGRNLRVTDTKMKENT; encoded by the coding sequence ATTGAACTTATCACTGATTTCAGTAAAGTCCTCCTCCTCACCTGTCGGGATTTGCTACCAATCGTCCTGCTCTTTGCCTTTTTCCAGCTGGTGGTCATCAAACAGAGTATCCCTAACCTGACGCGAATTCTGGTTGGCAGTCTCTATGTGCTGTTCGGTCTGACCTTTTTTTTGACCGGTCTGGAGGATGCCCTGTTTCCGCTCGGCAAGATCATGGCAGCCCAGCTCACCGACCCGGAATTTTTAAAAAATGGCGCGGATGCTGTTGATTTGACTGATTGGAAGGTATATGGCTGGATCTATCTTTTTGCCGCTGCCATCGGTTTCGCTACGACAGTGGCAGAACCTTCTCTGATTGCGGTTGCCTACAAGGCGAAGGAGGTGTCCGGTGGTGCCGTCAGCGAGTGGGGGCTGAGAATCACCGTGGCAATCGGGGTGGCATTCGGTATCAGCCTGGGGACCTTTCGAATCATCACCGGCACTCCGCTTTATCTTTACATAATGGCTGGCTATCTGGTGGTAATCGTACAAACCTTTTTTGCACCGAAGACTTTGATTCCGCTCGCCTATGATTCCGGCGGCGTGACCACTTCCACAGTGACTGTCCCCATAGTGGCCGCACTTGGACTCGGTCTTGCAGCCTCTGTTCCCGGCAGGTCACCGGCAGTTGATGGTTTCGGCCTTATCGCTTTTGCCAGCCTTTTCCCAATAATAACAGTGCTTGCTTATGGGCAAATAGCTCAATATAAACAGGGGCGCAACCTAAGAGTTACCGATACCAAAATGAAGGAGAACACATGA
- a CDS encoding TRAP transporter small permease — MIERAVQLVDRVEKFTLVWTILGLALVGFVEVFTRYLLNYSFTWYEEVGRYLGVFIAFLGGSIGVKSGSHFVMDLFVTRIASPWQQFLRTITSLLSGTFFFLVAWYAWKMVTRLYGFETTSPTLEMPMYIAYLPIPFFSVVMGLRFCGQGFGHLRNGLRVVRDGGVKC, encoded by the coding sequence ATGATTGAGCGAGCAGTGCAATTGGTCGACAGGGTGGAGAAATTTACCCTGGTCTGGACCATTCTTGGCCTTGCCTTGGTCGGCTTTGTGGAAGTTTTTACCCGATACCTGTTGAACTATTCCTTCACCTGGTATGAAGAGGTCGGCCGTTATCTCGGCGTGTTTATAGCTTTTCTGGGTGGCTCAATTGGTGTGAAGAGCGGCAGTCATTTTGTGATGGATCTTTTTGTGACCAGAATCGCTTCTCCCTGGCAGCAATTTTTGCGAACCATTACCTCGTTGTTGTCCGGAACGTTTTTCTTTCTGGTGGCGTGGTACGCATGGAAGATGGTGACCAGACTGTACGGTTTTGAGACCACTTCTCCAACCTTGGAAATGCCGATGTATATAGCGTATCTGCCAATCCCTTTTTTCTCTGTGGTAATGGGGTTGCGTTTCTGCGGCCAGGGGTTTGGGCATCTGCGTAATGGCCTGAGAGTTGTGAGGGACGGAGGGGTGAAATGCTGA
- a CDS encoding P-II family nitrogen regulator — translation MKFKIILASVKTTLTDNIVDAAKASGATGATIIPARGTGIREAKTFFGLSLEAQTDIIMFLLEEHLVEKILETIGRVGEFEKPGTGIAFVMPVDNVIGLNSQMESFKKYAGEK, via the coding sequence ATGAAATTCAAGATAATTCTGGCATCGGTCAAGACCACATTGACCGATAATATTGTTGATGCGGCTAAAGCCTCAGGGGCAACGGGGGCGACAATCATCCCGGCCAGGGGAACAGGCATCCGTGAGGCGAAAACCTTTTTCGGTTTAAGCCTGGAAGCGCAGACTGATATTATTATGTTTCTGTTGGAAGAGCACCTTGTTGAGAAAATTCTCGAGACCATCGGCAGGGTTGGTGAGTTTGAAAAACCGGGCACCGGAATCGCATTTGTCATGCCTGTGGACAATGTGATTGGCCTCAATTCCCAGATGGAGAGTTTTAAGAAATACGCCGGCGAGAAATAA
- a CDS encoding cold-shock protein, whose amino-acid sequence MAEGTVKWFNDSKGFGFIEQDGGADVFVHHSSIQSDGFRSLQEGERVSFEIVDGAKGPAASNVVKL is encoded by the coding sequence ATGGCAGAAGGTACAGTTAAGTGGTTTAACGATTCTAAAGGTTTTGGTTTTATCGAGCAGGATGGTGGTGCGGATGTTTTCGTACATCACTCCTCTATTCAGTCTGATGGCTTCAGATCTCTCCAGGAAGGCGAGAGAGTGAGCTTCGAGATTGTTGATGGAGCTAAAGGACCGGCTGCGTCCAACGTCGTTAAGCTCTAA
- a CDS encoding response regulator, with product MIPIEQITILFVDDEPDILNALKRFLKREEYVAEFVSGGLEALERLKRGDINILVTDMQMPGMDGTQLVQYAKEHYPSIVRMVLSANTNFEQTMASINSGEIFRYIIKPLNPKLFRSILHDAVEYYRMAQLWETVTAEGTPELTTTLPELESSCGDRPVKPETATGIVPTDQGQQVSHRIENEYEKQVRLELLRTGQPQQETHIEVATVTESSQAINTVFSDCLVTASDCTDILLGNIITGSNRSPLLGLGFKNIILKAVIQSYSDNTRRGAEAADLADLVGDIDRETLPKLRALGLSMNMLYSRYNKNNLHYIDCGKINIFHYQGATGSYAVHKGGNPPLGLLEGTGYNTKSLALAPGDILLFYLHTTPLDGVQLEWQISDGKFAETVQEFAELEVRPPLYELGPRLLNNPEGGEQDSNLTCLALRVPEKATSYKYTAESGLQGATSG from the coding sequence ATGATTCCCATTGAACAGATTACCATACTCTTTGTCGATGACGAGCCGGATATCCTGAACGCGCTCAAGAGGTTTCTTAAAAGGGAAGAATATGTCGCGGAGTTCGTCAGTGGCGGTCTCGAGGCGTTGGAGCGACTGAAAAGAGGAGATATCAACATCCTGGTCACTGACATGCAGATGCCGGGTATGGACGGTACGCAGCTAGTGCAGTATGCCAAAGAACATTATCCCTCTATCGTACGCATGGTGCTGAGTGCAAATACCAATTTTGAACAGACCATGGCCAGTATCAACAGCGGAGAAATCTTTCGCTACATCATAAAACCGCTCAACCCGAAACTGTTCCGTTCAATCTTGCATGACGCGGTTGAGTATTACCGCATGGCCCAGCTTTGGGAAACGGTTACCGCCGAGGGAACACCAGAACTCACCACTACCCTGCCGGAACTGGAGTCAAGCTGTGGGGATCGGCCTGTAAAGCCTGAAACGGCAACAGGTATAGTGCCCACAGATCAGGGGCAGCAGGTAAGCCATCGTATTGAAAATGAATATGAAAAGCAGGTACGCCTTGAACTTTTGAGAACTGGGCAACCCCAGCAGGAGACCCATATAGAAGTTGCAACTGTGACGGAATCGAGTCAGGCAATCAATACCGTTTTCTCCGATTGTCTTGTCACCGCTTCTGACTGCACCGATATTCTGCTCGGTAACATCATTACCGGTTCCAACAGGTCTCCCCTGCTCGGTTTGGGTTTTAAAAATATCATCTTGAAAGCGGTGATCCAGAGTTACAGCGATAACACGAGGAGAGGGGCTGAGGCGGCTGACCTGGCTGACCTGGTTGGTGACATTGACCGGGAAACGCTGCCGAAACTGCGCGCTCTTGGCCTCTCCATGAACATGCTCTACAGCAGATACAACAAAAACAACTTACATTATATCGACTGCGGCAAGATCAACATCTTTCATTATCAAGGTGCCACCGGTAGCTACGCAGTCCATAAAGGCGGCAATCCGCCTCTCGGCCTGCTCGAAGGCACAGGATACAACACAAAGTCACTTGCCCTGGCACCGGGAGACATTCTGCTCTTTTATCTGCACACTACCCCACTAGACGGTGTACAGCTCGAGTGGCAGATAAGCGACGGTAAATTTGCTGAAACGGTTCAGGAATTCGCTGAGCTCGAAGTCAGGCCGCCACTTTATGAGCTTGGACCGCGGCTGCTGAATAACCCCGAAGGTGGTGAGCAGGACTCTAACCTGACCTGCCTCGCCCTGAGGGTTCCAGAGAAAGCAACCTCATATAAATACACGGCCGAAAGCGGCCTGCAAGGTGCTACCAGCGGGTAA
- a CDS encoding (Fe-S)-binding protein → MRESSGNCGKCGICLSVCPVYKVLKEEQASPRARVQLIRAYGEKRLASTPLLKELIAKCLMCGSCAANCPSGVDHYSSFMEMRSRLIDDHGDRLEIRGLVYLLARERRLRMAMGMARMGQGVLPDRVAARFKLGNIAVDRFPRLNSRQFRKTVPEEIAPAKEAGQERGTVLYFTGCASNYIYGETGEAVVGLLTRLGYRVIIPREQSCCSVPMLYHGGVDEALTNIEQNIKSFHRPDIKAIIVDCPTCGSALKHEFAAMMERFDRGELMRQKALDIAEKTLDIMSFVYSHLSEMRFSRDSSTPIPEGPVSYHLPCHLKNSFVSAERVLNNIAEVDYVAAEDTSECCGGGGTFFYEYPEVAGKIAGSKIDNIRRTGAKTWLTDCPVCRINLSARLDSADDITMMHPAKYLQQKLVDVIREEDGDCDSCNGL, encoded by the coding sequence ATGCGTGAGTCGTCTGGAAATTGTGGTAAATGCGGTATCTGTCTTTCTGTATGTCCTGTTTACAAGGTCCTCAAGGAGGAGCAGGCCTCACCCCGAGCCAGGGTTCAGCTGATCAGGGCTTATGGGGAAAAACGACTGGCTTCAACACCTCTATTGAAGGAGTTGATAGCAAAATGTCTGATGTGCGGCAGCTGTGCTGCCAACTGTCCTTCAGGGGTTGATCATTACAGCTCATTCATGGAGATGCGGTCTCGCCTGATTGACGATCATGGAGATCGGCTGGAGATCCGCGGCCTGGTCTACCTGCTCGCGAGGGAGCGCCGCCTGCGAATGGCAATGGGGATGGCGCGAATGGGGCAGGGAGTGCTGCCTGATCGGGTTGCAGCCCGATTCAAGTTGGGCAATATTGCAGTTGACCGCTTTCCCAGGCTGAACAGCAGACAGTTCAGGAAGACTGTGCCCGAAGAAATCGCTCCGGCGAAGGAGGCGGGACAGGAACGGGGTACAGTGCTCTACTTTACAGGCTGCGCCTCCAATTACATTTATGGCGAGACCGGTGAGGCTGTAGTTGGGCTTCTTACCCGTTTGGGGTACAGGGTAATTATTCCCAGGGAGCAGAGCTGCTGTTCGGTACCTATGCTTTATCACGGGGGTGTTGATGAGGCGCTGACCAATATTGAACAGAATATTAAGTCGTTTCATCGACCCGATATTAAGGCGATAATTGTGGATTGCCCCACCTGTGGCTCGGCGTTAAAGCATGAATTTGCAGCGATGATGGAGCGTTTTGACCGGGGAGAGTTGATGCGGCAAAAGGCATTGGACATAGCCGAAAAAACGCTCGATATTATGTCGTTTGTGTACAGCCATCTGTCAGAGATGCGATTCTCCCGTGATTCATCCACCCCTATTCCTGAAGGTCCGGTGAGTTATCATCTCCCCTGTCACCTGAAAAATTCCTTTGTCTCAGCTGAGCGGGTGTTAAACAATATTGCCGAGGTGGATTATGTGGCTGCAGAAGATACGAGCGAGTGTTGCGGTGGAGGTGGTACCTTCTTCTATGAGTACCCTGAAGTCGCGGGAAAAATAGCCGGCAGCAAGATCGACAACATCCGCCGGACAGGGGCGAAAACCTGGCTCACGGATTGTCCGGTATGTCGTATCAATCTCTCGGCGAGGCTCGATTCGGCAGATGATATCACCATGATGCATCCTGCTAAATATCTGCAGCAAAAGCTGGTGGATGTAATCCGTGAAGAAGATGGAGACTGTGACAGCTGCAACGGGCTTTAA